The genomic region AATGTAGACTTAGTTTGAAATTGTATAACAAGTTCCGCGTCATTTGTTGAGCAGATCCAAATATTACTTTATTGACATCGCTTGCTACAGTAACGATGTAATGTACACCTATTTACGGTTTAAACCAGGCTGCAACTTGTGTCCCAAAATTATAGGTTTTCAAAATCACAACCATTTCAGCCTACCTTAAGAGCTAATTTAACTGGTGAAAAATAAGTATTCCAGGTTTTCTAAGTCCAGCTTTCACACCAGAACAGCAGATGGCCCTACAAGCATCGTTGTTTTGCCAACAAACTAAAAAAGCCTAGAAGAAGAGATTGTTGATACTGGCGTACTTCCGGACGAACTAAAACGTGTGCTGAGAGAAAGGTAGCTACTGTAGTATCTTtgcataaataaaacaattagcaATCTAAAATGACACAACtatttgaaacaacaaataATTTACTAAGTATTCAGAAGGAATTTATGATTGACCGGTAGAATACAGCAATTTGTTCTAATCTGTAGCTGGTTAAAATTATTGCTATGTTAGGTAGCCGGCTAATAAACTAGCACCATAGCTAACATTAGCCATCTAGGTACACCACCTCGATCTGAATCCCCTTCATTTACTTAGTACATTTATACAGACTTAGAAGCTTACAGAATATACAGACAGCACGTGAACAATCCGTCTGTTGTGTTGTTTAGTTCTGCCGTTAGAATAAATTATTGAAGTCGAGTACTGTACACAGTAATATAATTTGCTACTGTCTACTACTCCGTAAATACATAAAGAAACTGGTTTTTATGTTGCACACACATTTCTACTAGATTGAGTATGTGTCTTCATTAAGTTTTACTTCTCTGAAGTGTTTCTGTTTCCCTTTGATCAGGCAGACAGCATGGCGGATGAcatcacagttgaagactaTCCTACTGAGATTGAGGAACAACTCACAGGATTTGAGTCTTCGGTCGGTGCGGTTAATAACATGGTGGAGACCATTATATCCATGCCAAGAAATGAGCTGGCACAGAAGGTAACTGATCCCTCAGTCTGTGACGGTAACACTAAACATTTccattgatttgtcagaggaccaGTTACATCCACAGAGACTGTTTACTGTCCAACAAGTAGGATTGAGTCCTTAACCAGGCAGGAACGGCTCTGTTTAGAACTTTTTGGGTGTCCAGTCCATCCTAAATAATCTAGTGGTCAGTGATGTTGAAGGGCCACTATGCCTTGATCTAAGGTTGTGTATTGAATTGTTTTCATCCGGAGGTGAGTTGCCGGGAAACAGCtttttcaaaaaaaagttttagaGGAATTGAAAACGAAGTACAGGCAAATAATGTAGTTACTGACTTCTTCCACATTAATTTTTAAGGGGATTATTCATTATGTTTAACATAGGAGGGCCAAACAAAGGAAGTGTTGTTCAGTAGTTGGAATAGTTTCCATTAGACAACTGAAAGATCTTCTGGGGCAGCCCGACTACAAAAGAAATGCAAGCACTTTATACCTGGTGAACACTGCCTGCCTATGATCTAACATACACTTCCCATGCATTGTTTCCCTGATAGCTGGATCCACTGGAACAAGCCAAGCTGGACCTGATGTCTGCATACACACTCAACTCTCTTTTCTGGAGTAATTGCGGTTTcttttttcattacatttaccTTTTATGTCTAAGAGATTTAGCAGAGACTCATGCAGAGCAGTTTATAGTAGTGAGTGCTGCATTTCTTCGTACGTTTCATACCGACCTGAGTGGGACTTGAACCTACAACCCTCATGTTAAAAGGGCCCTGTTCTAGCAACTTAGCAACCCAGGACTTTTCTGTATTCAAAGCCTGGTTACTGAAGATGATGAACTACTTGTCACAACAACAGTCATCCTGCTAAATTaatctatgttgttgttttcagtgTACTTGGTCACACAAGGAATAAACCCCAAAGAACATGGAATCAAGCAAGAGTTGGTGAGCTATTTCAtttttacacacacagtcacctTCTGTAAGCGTCCACAATCCCGTCAACTGCATCCTACTTTCTGTAACCTCCTGTAAGTCACTTTAGATAATCATATCATATCTATCTATGTTGATAGAAACTAAATGCAGAGACAGGTCTAAAACAAGGCTTTCAGCTAATTAGCTTACAGCTTATTTCCATCTGCCGTTCTCAGATCAGCGATCAGCgtcaatattatttatataaatgaaaatacatttatgataGTCCTTTTTCTTCCTGATCCCTGGTTGTAGGAGAGGATCAGGACACACATGAACCGCGTGAAGGAGATCACCGAAAGGAAGAAATCAGCCCGTTTGGACAAAGCAGCGGCCTCTCGTTTCCTCAGGAACGCCCTCTGGGAACCTGAGGAAGGTGGGTCAAAGGGCCCACCGGGTCGAGGTCACCACACGCCGGGTCGAGGTCACCACACGCCGGGTCGAGGTCACCACACGCCAGGTCGGGGTCACTCCACGCCGGGTCGTGGCCAGCACAAGGGTCGCGGTCACCATACACCCGGCCGAAGCCAGCATAAACCAGGTCGCGGCCAGGACAAGGTTTTATAACCCTCTGG from Esox lucius isolate fEsoLuc1 chromosome 5, fEsoLuc1.pri, whole genome shotgun sequence harbors:
- the c1d gene encoding nuclear nucleic acid-binding protein C1D isoform X1, with the translated sequence MFNSGVSLVGMYHSTCDYQADSMADDITVEDYPTEIEEQLTGFESSVGAVNNMVETIISMPRNELAQKLDPLEQAKLDLMSAYTLNSLFWMYLVTQGINPKEHGIKQELERIRTHMNRVKEITERKKSARLDKAAASRFLRNALWEPEEGGSKGPPGRGHHTPGRGHHTPGRGHHTPGRGHSTPGRGQHKGRGHHTPGRSQHKPGRGQDKVL
- the c1d gene encoding nuclear nucleic acid-binding protein C1D isoform X2, whose translation is MADDITVEDYPTEIEEQLTGFESSVGAVNNMVETIISMPRNELAQKLDPLEQAKLDLMSAYTLNSLFWMYLVTQGINPKEHGIKQELERIRTHMNRVKEITERKKSARLDKAAASRFLRNALWEPEEGGSKGPPGRGHHTPGRGHHTPGRGHHTPGRGHSTPGRGQHKGRGHHTPGRSQHKPGRGQDKVL